The Streptomyces spororaveus genome includes a region encoding these proteins:
- a CDS encoding response regulator transcription factor, producing MHALLVEDDDRMAQALGTALAQRGHTVRRVGRALDALRHVREAEFVLLDLGLPDLDGLELLRRLRTVCDAPLIVVTARCEERDIVQGLRAGADDYVVKPFRMAELMARIDSVRRRTDPHPGRPDPSDAAATGSRPVRAGDVEVDLAGRTVTVAGTGVRLTRREFDVLAFLAARPDEVHARAVILDRIWGDVFLAASRSLDVHVAGIRAKTGRSGLVRTVRGFGYQLGLPDPPSADDGSDDGPDDDARDGAP from the coding sequence ATGCACGCGCTGCTCGTCGAGGACGACGATCGCATGGCCCAGGCCCTCGGCACGGCCCTCGCCCAGCGCGGGCACACCGTGCGCCGGGTCGGGCGCGCCCTGGACGCGTTGCGGCACGTCCGCGAGGCCGAGTTCGTCCTGCTCGACCTGGGGCTTCCCGACCTGGACGGGCTGGAGCTGCTGCGTCGGCTGCGTACCGTCTGCGACGCGCCGCTGATCGTGGTGACCGCGCGCTGCGAGGAACGCGACATCGTGCAGGGACTGCGGGCGGGGGCCGACGACTACGTGGTCAAGCCGTTCCGGATGGCCGAGCTGATGGCCCGTATCGACTCCGTACGGCGCCGGACGGATCCCCACCCGGGCCGCCCGGACCCCTCGGACGCCGCCGCGACCGGCTCCCGGCCCGTGCGTGCCGGTGATGTGGAGGTGGACCTCGCGGGTCGCACGGTCACGGTGGCGGGAACCGGAGTACGCCTCACTCGACGCGAGTTCGACGTACTCGCCTTCCTTGCCGCCCGCCCGGACGAGGTGCATGCGCGCGCGGTGATCCTGGACCGGATCTGGGGTGACGTCTTCCTCGCGGCCTCCCGCTCCCTGGACGTCCATGTGGCGGGTATCCGTGCCAAGACCGGCCGCTCGGGGCTGGTGCGTACGGTCCGGGGATTCGGCTACCAGCTCGGCCTCCCGGACCCGCCCTCCGCCGACGACGGCTCCGACGACGGCCCCGACGACGACGCGCGGGACGGCGCGCCGTGA
- a CDS encoding MFS transporter — translation MPASPPGDERRKRRLALVGGSLGNLVEWYDWFVYASFAIYFADSFFPGDNPTTQLMNTAGIFAVGFLMRPVGGWILGRAADRHGRKSALTLTVTMMSVAALLIAVAPTYGQAGYFGALVLLLARLLQGMSIGGEYAASATYLTEASARNRRGLGSSFQYVSMTCGQLLGLGILITLQHTLTTSQLESWGWRIPFLVGALFAVVVFWLRRRLQETDAFKEETSAAGDEAHDDSTRGTLKALWQYRRQAGLVMALTLGGTVAYYTYTTYLTKYLVGSAGMEKTTATLVSFTALTLFAVLQPFAGMLSDRIGRRPLLITFAVGCTVGTYPIMTALGSASSYWSALGLSLLALVVITGYTSINAAVKAELFPTRVRALGVALPYAIANALFGGTAEYVALWFKNSGHEKMFFWYVSGCALISLVTYVLMPDTRDAALSRAEAEDDGEPGRERPAAAPAEAAR, via the coding sequence ATGCCCGCGTCTCCGCCCGGGGACGAGCGCAGGAAGCGCCGTCTCGCCCTGGTCGGCGGCTCGCTCGGCAATCTCGTCGAGTGGTACGACTGGTTCGTCTACGCCAGCTTCGCGATCTACTTCGCCGACTCGTTCTTCCCCGGCGACAACCCGACCACCCAGCTGATGAACACGGCGGGGATCTTCGCCGTCGGCTTCCTGATGCGTCCCGTCGGCGGGTGGATCCTGGGCCGTGCCGCCGACCGGCACGGGCGCAAGAGCGCGCTCACCCTCACCGTCACCATGATGTCGGTGGCCGCCCTGCTGATCGCCGTCGCCCCGACCTACGGCCAGGCCGGGTACTTCGGCGCCCTGGTGCTCCTGCTCGCGCGGCTGCTGCAGGGGATGAGCATCGGCGGCGAGTACGCGGCCAGCGCCACCTATCTGACCGAGGCGTCCGCCCGGAACCGGCGCGGCCTGGGCTCGTCCTTCCAGTACGTGTCGATGACCTGCGGGCAGCTGCTCGGCCTCGGCATCCTGATCACCCTTCAGCACACGCTGACCACCTCGCAGCTGGAGAGCTGGGGCTGGCGGATCCCCTTCCTCGTCGGGGCCCTGTTCGCGGTGGTCGTCTTCTGGCTGAGGCGGCGGCTGCAGGAGACCGACGCCTTCAAGGAGGAGACGTCGGCCGCGGGCGACGAGGCCCACGACGACAGCACGCGCGGCACGCTCAAGGCCCTGTGGCAGTACCGGCGACAGGCCGGGCTGGTCATGGCGCTCACCCTCGGCGGCACCGTGGCCTACTACACCTACACCACCTACCTCACCAAGTACCTCGTGGGCAGCGCGGGCATGGAGAAGACCACCGCCACGCTCGTCAGCTTCACCGCGCTGACCCTCTTCGCCGTGCTGCAGCCCTTCGCCGGCATGCTGTCCGACCGGATCGGCCGCCGGCCCCTGCTGATCACGTTCGCGGTGGGCTGCACCGTCGGCACGTACCCGATCATGACCGCGCTCGGATCGGCGTCCTCGTACTGGTCCGCGCTCGGGCTGTCCCTGCTGGCCCTGGTCGTCATCACCGGTTACACGTCCATCAACGCGGCGGTGAAGGCCGAACTGTTCCCGACCCGGGTGCGCGCCCTGGGCGTGGCGCTGCCGTACGCGATCGCCAACGCGCTGTTCGGCGGCACGGCGGAGTACGTGGCCCTGTGGTTCAAGAACAGTGGTCACGAGAAGATGTTCTTCTGGTACGTCTCCGGGTGCGCGCTGATCTCCCTCGTGACCTACGTGCTCATGCCGGACACCCGCGATGCCGCGCTGAGCCGCGCCGAGGCCGAGGACGACGGCGAGCCCGGGCGGGAGCGGCCGGCGGCGGCGCCCGCCGAAGCGGCACGCTGA
- a CDS encoding sensor histidine kinase → MRRRLLAVLMVLMGAAALLLCIPLADAYARGRTEHLLLQRRSEAVRFADLADRMRTAADRAELSAEIGRYAQLYGAGVVVVDSSGATVARAGSGPAAEAATNAATDTASAPGGSAGGSTDGADARRRALTGRSTDRLPTLRPWGPRTVVLAEPVGRDERVSGAVLMAVPTDASRRDVTVRWSLIGAGAFGAFAAAALVAAGIARWLMRPVLDLDRAVGRLTAGSLQARAVSATGPPELRHLRQHFNTMAEAMADSIGRQRDFVADASHQLRNPLATLVLRLENVEPHIAPGPGLAEHGRALDEAERLEELLDGLLALARVESGTAELGDEDVSRKVRDRVTAWTPVFGAAGVELVATGLAEGLRARALPDATGRILDALLDNAVKFVPRDGRVEVRAAPSVDGSTAVVRVVDDGPGVPEEQLPLLLRRFARSPEHQNVPGSGLGLAIADEIARISGGRLDVGRNEPHGLVVELRLPSPPPG, encoded by the coding sequence GTGAGGCGCAGGCTGCTGGCGGTACTGATGGTGCTCATGGGGGCGGCGGCGCTGCTGCTCTGCATCCCCCTGGCCGACGCCTACGCGCGCGGGCGCACCGAGCACCTGCTCCTGCAACGGCGCTCGGAGGCCGTGCGGTTCGCCGACCTCGCCGACCGGATGCGCACCGCCGCCGACCGGGCGGAGCTCTCGGCCGAGATCGGCCGCTACGCCCAGCTGTACGGGGCCGGGGTGGTCGTGGTCGACTCCTCGGGTGCGACGGTGGCCCGGGCCGGGTCCGGGCCGGCGGCGGAGGCCGCCACGAACGCGGCCACCGACACCGCTTCGGCCCCGGGCGGCTCCGCGGGCGGCTCCACCGACGGGGCGGACGCCCGACGGCGCGCCCTCACCGGCCGCTCCACCGACCGCCTGCCCACCCTGCGTCCGTGGGGCCCGCGCACCGTCGTCCTGGCCGAGCCGGTGGGCCGGGACGAACGGGTGAGCGGGGCGGTCCTGATGGCCGTGCCCACCGACGCCTCCCGCCGGGATGTGACGGTCCGCTGGTCGCTCATCGGCGCCGGGGCCTTCGGCGCCTTCGCGGCGGCGGCTCTGGTCGCGGCCGGGATCGCCCGCTGGCTGATGCGCCCGGTGCTGGACCTGGACCGCGCGGTCGGGCGCCTGACCGCCGGCAGCCTGCAGGCCCGGGCCGTGTCCGCCACCGGTCCACCGGAGCTGCGTCATCTGCGGCAGCACTTCAACACCATGGCGGAGGCGATGGCCGACTCCATCGGCCGCCAGCGCGACTTCGTCGCCGACGCCTCCCACCAGCTGCGCAATCCGCTCGCCACGCTGGTGCTGCGGCTGGAGAACGTCGAGCCGCACATCGCACCCGGGCCGGGCCTCGCCGAGCACGGCCGCGCGCTGGACGAGGCGGAGCGGCTGGAGGAGCTGCTCGACGGCCTGCTGGCACTGGCCCGTGTGGAATCGGGCACGGCGGAGCTGGGCGACGAGGACGTGTCGCGGAAGGTACGGGACCGGGTGACGGCCTGGACTCCGGTCTTCGGCGCCGCGGGGGTGGAACTGGTGGCCACCGGCCTCGCGGAGGGCCTGCGAGCACGCGCCCTGCCCGACGCGACGGGCCGGATCCTCGACGCGCTCCTCGACAACGCCGTCAAGTTCGTCCCGCGCGACGGCCGCGTCGAGGTGCGCGCCGCGCCCTCGGTGGACGGGAGCACCGCCGTCGTACGGGTCGTGGACGACGGCCCGGGTGTGCCGGAGGAGCAGCTGCCGCTGCTGCTGCGCCGTTTCGCGCGTTCCCCGGAGCACCAGAACGTCCCCGGCAGCGGCCTGGGGCTGGCCATCGCCGACGAGATCGCCCGGATCAGCGGCGGTCGGCTCGACGTCGGCCGCAACGAGCCGCACGGCCTGGTGGTGGAGCTGAGGCTCCCGTCACCTCCGCCCGGGTGA
- a CDS encoding TAXI family TRAP transporter solute-binding subunit → MTSAEVTRRRVMGFGLGALAGLPAGCSGDSGPVGRLRLATGPEGGPYNAFGQALARAVAASGHRIEIVPVSTAASVDNLRKLDEGSVELALAMADVAEDAVLGREPFLRPAAATALARVYVNYTHLIVPADGPVNSVTDLAGRPVAAGAAGSGVQVVAERVLRAAGLGGAPATAPAPVPASAADERQLGLAASVTALRERSVDALFWSGGVPTPALADLARELTLRFLPLDAHVGPLRDRYGPVYTVVTLPAGVYGLTEPVGTIGVGNYLLARADVPQGVARDLLQVVFDRWRDLLREVTAGARLEPRFAISTGEVRLHPGAVAYYRSVYG, encoded by the coding sequence GTGACCAGCGCAGAAGTGACCCGGCGACGGGTGATGGGCTTCGGCCTCGGCGCCCTCGCAGGGTTGCCGGCCGGCTGCTCGGGGGATTCCGGACCGGTAGGGCGGCTCCGGCTCGCCACGGGCCCCGAGGGCGGGCCGTACAACGCGTTCGGGCAGGCACTCGCGCGGGCCGTCGCCGCGAGCGGCCACCGGATCGAGATCGTCCCGGTGAGCACGGCGGCCAGTGTGGACAACCTGCGGAAGCTGGACGAGGGTTCCGTCGAGCTGGCCCTGGCCATGGCCGACGTGGCGGAGGACGCGGTGCTGGGGCGGGAGCCGTTCCTCCGGCCGGCCGCCGCGACCGCGCTGGCCCGGGTCTACGTGAACTACACGCACCTGATCGTCCCCGCGGACGGCCCCGTGAACTCCGTGACGGACCTCGCCGGGCGCCCGGTCGCGGCGGGCGCGGCCGGCTCAGGGGTCCAGGTGGTGGCGGAACGGGTCCTGCGGGCGGCCGGGCTGGGCGGCGCACCCGCGACCGCACCCGCGCCCGTACCCGCATCGGCGGCGGACGAGCGGCAACTGGGCCTTGCCGCCTCGGTGACGGCCCTGCGCGAGCGCTCGGTCGACGCGCTGTTCTGGTCCGGAGGGGTGCCCACACCGGCCCTGGCGGACCTCGCGCGCGAGCTGACGCTGCGGTTCCTGCCGCTCGACGCCCACGTGGGCCCGCTACGGGACCGCTACGGCCCCGTCTACACGGTGGTCACCCTGCCGGCCGGGGTCTACGGGCTGACCGAGCCGGTGGGAACCATCGGGGTCGGCAACTACCTGCTCGCGCGCGCCGACGTCCCGCAGGGCGTCGCGCGTGACCTGCTCCAGGTGGTGTTCGACAGGTGGCGCGACCTGTTGCGGGAGGTGACGGCGGGGGCCCGGCTGGAGCCCCGGTTCGCCATCTCCACGGGCGAGGTCCGGCTGCACCCCGGCGCGGTCGCCTACTACCGGTCGGTGTACGGCTGA